The genome window TAACATCCACAGCCCCCTGTTGAGCTGTATGATCTAACCAGTTACCGTGTCACGACAGTAAAATTCCTTCCAGATAACACCTCCCACAATCAGGACATCTTTGGCTTGTCAGGAAGATTTCATGGAGGTTCTACTTTTAATTATAGTAGAGTTCTCTTTCCAAgtgacagttttctttttcaagagaaggaaagaggacTGAAGATGGTCACTTCTCACTGGTGAGGGTGAGGCTTTGGGACTTCTTCACAGCTAAAGGAGTTCTTGGAAAGACTGACAAGACCAAATAGAGGCCAGGGTTTTATTTAATGCTGGCACTTTTAAGTTAGCAATTGCAAGCTAATAAATTATGTGACTACTGTTGCTATGTAATACAGTAATCTTACCACTGCTGACAAGAGAAGAAAGGTGACCAGTAGAACACAGAAGACTAATTTTGAGTCCTTTTGTCTCCCTTGACCTGGATGTGGACACTCATTCAGCAGCTTGGATTCGAAATTTGAACAGAAGTGCACAACATCTATATGGAGAACTCACGGGCTTCTTGAGCAGACTACAAGAACACAGTGGCCCaaccagcaggctgcaggaaAGCACACCTTCCTCTATGAGTGGACCCCATAGAGTGAACCACCCTATGGACCAGACCTGGCCACAGGTTGCCTGTTGGACCATCCTGCTCCACCAATACCAGAATGCCAAGTCTACCCTTCTCAAGAGTGATTAGAGTGAGTCAGTCTTTGACGAACATAAGCTACATGTATATCCACGTCGCTATGGATGTTCAAGTGTATTTAGAAAACTGACAACAAGCTGCAGTTAATCCCCTCAAAGGAAGAGCCAAGACTGCAGTAGATAAAACTGTGGATGGAACCAGTAGTTAGCGAAGCGAACCGTGGCAAGGACGTCAGTTAGCCGGGCTGTGAAGACTATGGCCTACCTGTAGAAAGCTGCAGAATCATATTAGAAATATGCAAAAAATGCTTCTTCATAATGAGTGGTTGGTGAAGACTTTGGACTGTAGCATAagatgaagggaaagaaagcaaagaggcCATGAGAGATACTAAACAGAACATGTACTTGCAAGGGATGTCATCTCTACAGGTGCTTCTGTTCCAGGCACAGGAAGCTTGAAACTATGTACTAAAGGTCCTGGGACCATAAAAAAGTGACAAAGATGCAGCAGGACACCAATTTTTAATAGAAGGAAACCTAACTATTTGGAATAAAACAGCAGTAGCTGCAAACACATTTTGGGATGCACAGATACTGCAAGCATATAAAGTCATATATTTGACCAGCTACAGCATATTTAGTCTGATACtgtttttcactgcttttaagAACAGTAAATTGAAATATGCACAAAATTACACTGTCAGCATACAAAGAGATGATCGTTTTCATGAGGCATATTCCAGCATCGAGTGCATGCACTTCTGAATTAATGCACCAAAAGTTTCATGCCTTTTATTTGTGATGTCCCTAACACAGGAGGATTTGTGACTATATATGGATGTGTAGAGAAGAGACTGCAACTGACATTTTGAGCAAAAACAAACAGAGCAAAGATAGGCATTACTGATTGCTCCAACAAACATCAGACAATTTTGCAATGCGTATAGCAAGGCTGAACTCTCTCCCGTTTTCAACTAGCTGTAGAAAACCATCCCACTCTAAAGCTTTCATCTTAGTTCTGAATTGGTTACTTCTTTTTTACATCACTGTCACTGTTTAACAATTACATGGGACcccccagaagaaaaaaggtcagACGTGTTTTTGTAATGCATCAAAATTACAAATGTTTTATTGGTAATTTAGTATGTTTACACTGTCCGAACCACAGAAGTTGCTATTTTAAGTGaccacagaaaatgaaacatagaACTATATTACACAGctatacagtttttaaaaatccttttaacATTACCTCAGTACATACAACATTCTCTTGCTAAGCCAACCGTGTGTTGGCAAGAGCTGTTCAGACACTGAAATGCCACAGCTCATAGCAGATGTTCCATAACCATCAGATTTTGAGTTTGATTCTCTGAGGTGTAGTACCAGTGTATAGTTCAGTCCGCCCAGTCTGAAATAGCCTTTCCTAACTCCGAGAGCTGTGTGCCAGCAGAattcagagcagctggggaagcaaAATCTAACTACTATCTGAAGGCCAAAACACAGGGATACGATGTAGTTTCttacaagtttatttttttcatcttgagGCAGCATGTGTCAACTTTTCAGACCATTAAGACAGATAATTCTTATTTTGTCACACCACTCTGGGCAAGCATGTCAAAATTGAACTCCTATAAAGATGCATGTGCCTCTCTGCAGTTGTTCTGCTACCTGTGATCCCGTTTGAGACTTACAGAGCTTTAGACTAGCTGGTTTACCCCATGAGCTGGGTGGATTTTATCCACTTTTCTTAACTTTTCTAAACAACTcctttgtcaaaaaaaaaaaaaaaaaaaaaagtacttagcttttttttattcagatagCAAATGCCAgctaggttttttttaagagctatGGCTGTGCCCTAATTCTGCTCCAACTGAACTGAATGGTTAAATATTCATCGATTTCAGTAAATGGAGGAACAGACCCTGTACTGAGTACTTTAGAAAATGTCTGTGTTGAGTATTAAGATATTTAATGTTAGCCAGAACTGTATAAGagcagaagttttgaaaaattttatCACAGGAAATGAAAGCTTCAGTAAAAACACTGCTATGAAAAATACCgcaaagaagacaaaaaatgtgctaatacatatatattaacTCCCCAAAAGTGGGCAGTATATACGGTCTTTATTTGAAAAACCTAAATGTCTGACCTAGCAGGACTTGTCTTAACAAAGAGTTAgtccaggaaaaaacaaaaaatatgttaCACAATTGCCAATACAAagctatattttaaataaaaataacagtaatataCATGTACAATATTGTAATGATATAACTTGATGAAAATAACACTGATCAGTATCAGACATAGGATTTAGCTGATTATCCACCCTGAAGAGATAAAATGCGTTTCACAGAAATAGACGCAGGTAGGGTGAAGTGAAGCGATATTCATGGCTTACCATGTGAAAGTTACggtaaaaatgtaaagaacaaAACTTTACAtagatttatatttaaaacagttCAAGCATTGTAGCAGTTGGGTGCACGTGCTACAGAAAGATGGTAACAGCAACCTAACAGTAGACACCACACACACTTGCACACATATtcccacacacaaacacacatgtGCCCATGCTCAAATGCATGTGCATAGGTCCTCAGCTTGATTATACAAGCATATACTTACTAGCTTTTGATGGGGGCAACACCAGGAATGGGGTTCACCTCTCCTGTTTTTAGCTGTCTGCAAGGTAGCTGTAGCTACCTAAAGTCAGATGAGATGAAACCCATCTAAGGTAACATCAGCTGAGTATTTTAAGGAAAGCTGGTTTCATCCTAAGCATATTTAAGGCACTTTATTAAAAACTCTGAAGTTAATcaaggctgggaaaaaaaggtaaaaatcctTACATGTGAAATttggaaatttaaaaagaaaaattcctgagttttgataaatattttcattataataaAATACCATGCCTATAGAAAACGTCTTTTATAAAAGCATGTtacatgacattttttcttgaaTGTCTCATGCCTTAGTGCATGAAATATGTTAATAAGTCTTTGGGGACATTGTAACAAATTAATAGGAAATGAAAAGCCAAAATATGACCTGCCATGTATGTACAAAACATGTATTGCTCCTGGCAACACACATCATGTTTACTACAGGCGtctttatctttctgttttcttacaggGTCCTGcccatattttaatattttataattaattacGCTTCTCTGACTatttacagaagcagaaacTAATCACACATCTTAAGCCCATAAATATGGAACTACAAAAgtagaacatattttaaaacagtatgaAGATGAGTATGCTACATAGTACTGTTCTCTAGAAGTACAGttcatgaattattttctttatgaatgTTTAAACGTAAATGAAAATAGAAGTTCaaattttccctctgttttccttggttacatttttttccacctgctATTTCTAAAGGATCTTGCCCCAAGACAGTATTTGGATTGCAAAAAGAGTTGTAAATTGTTTCAAAACTATCTTGAGTAAAGAACCGTCAGACTTTTGAATGCCCACTGGTTACACTGGGTATAATCAATTCAGGTTCAgttaaaaatatctcatttcCAGTACTAGCCACCATTTGCATGGTTATAATAGTATAGTGTTTGCTTTTGGTGTGTTTTTGCTGCCATTAAATGCAAATAACCTGGAAACGGTGAAATGGACCATACCCTAAGTGCAGCCAAATGCACTGAACGTGAACAGTGGTCACAGAACGGCATTTAGAGAGGCCTTGGGAGGTTCCTTCTAACAAtaataggttaaaaaaaaaaaacattagagTGAAATATACTTTTGACTTGACTGCatcctttaatatttttattagctaCCTCTTATAACACACCTGAtaaaaattctacttttttacatttaaacCTCTATTACAAAGtacttaatgttttatttttaaaaaaccacaatagTGATGGTGGTTAATCTGCTTTATAAAAGATAATACATTGAGTTATATATAATAATGGCTTTGATCCAATTAACATTATATTATACTGCTTGGTAATTACTGTGACTTCAGTTCCTACAACTGTTATAGCAAATACAAATGATAGTTTAATGTACAGGAAGTGGGGATAATTTAGAAGTGCTGATTCAGAAGTATTCAAGTGCTAACAATGACTTGTTCTTTCTACACTTTTCTTCATGTTCCATAAATGACACTTTTATAAATGGCTGTGATTTTCAACATGACAGAGTTTTGgggcaattatttttttttaatgttctttttttttgtgcaaacaCAAACCTAGATTTTTCTAAACATTACCATCTCATTAAAAGTAATTGCCACTGTTACGTAAAAAGGCACCAGCATTAATGTAAGAGAATATACCTTTTATGCTTGTTTTATGAAGAGCTGTACTTGTTACTGGAACGGAAATTATCATATCCGTGATCATTAGCTTTGAACTTTAAACAGGACTGCCTTTCCTCCAGCGACAACAGATCTTTGGATTGGCACCAGCAACACAAGCATGactgttaaaataaaaggaataaacattttacatcattttgttttgcatatgTGGCAAAATGCACTGAAAAGCTGCCCTTCCTCAGTGGTACAGTAGGAAATGGCAAATGTGCAAGCTGCCATTTTGGGATTACAGAGTAAGCAAAGAAACAAGGTTAAGTTCTTCATTGCTCGGGTGGCCACTAACTACTGGGATGCCCCACTAGTAGCCCaagtgctggagggcaggaagagtTATATTGAGTTATAAATAATAATGGCCACACACATACCGCTTCCGAGTCTGGTCTGCAATTCTAAatgcatctgaaaataaaattatgactCCTTCCTCTGATAATCTTTCTTAGAAAAAACGTACGCACCGTAATCTGTACTTTCTAAGCTAGATGCTGCTATTGATGTTTTTTGAGGGCGAGAAATGAGAACTGAAGTAGGAGAATGGTGAAAACCTATATACAGTTCATAAATTTACTAGATGTACTGCAGACCTTTTGCTGATGCTACTGACTGGCCTTTGGGTGATGGACGTCCATCTGGGATCCCGCACACCCACTTGTTTCCATGCTCAGGATGCTAGAGAACTATTCTGTGCTCTCAGCTCCAGTGACTCCTTCAGGGGGCCAGCAATGTCGACAGGGAAGAGGAGACAAGACACTAAGGCCTCTACAACATGTGCTCTTCTCATGATTATGTGGGAAATCCCCCAGCGCTATGAGATGGAGAGCTGACTGGCTTCTGATGAGAAAATATTGCCAGTAAGGAATTTATACAGCCGGGCACTAGGCTTAGCAGTGGCCGATGGTTAAATGCttggcaagaaaagaaaaatctaagaaTTTGTGGTAGACAATGTAAGAACCCTGATACAGTGTCTGAAGGCAGTAAGGGGGCACAAAACACCCAGATTTGGACATTTTCCCAGAAGACATGAGGGCTGACGGACTGATGGGCTGCAATCCACATGCAATCCAGAGCCTCAAATCCTGCATGGAGAATTAGTGCCCAGGACTATTCATTCAAACCAAGGCAAAACTATGATCAGGTCTAGGTCTTTCTCACAAAATGCTGGCATTCGAAAGGGATGAGTGGATACTTCTGCTCTCTCATTGTATGAACGCCTACCGATTTAAGCGCTCAGTCAGGACAGGGGACACAGGGTCAGCACTGTCCTGCTGGGTGGCAGAGGGTAAGGCTACGGGAATCTCTGCAGGGCAGTCCGAGTCTGCTCCGTCAGTGCTCTTGAAGTGGCTGGGTGCCAGCTCCGGTCAGGAAGTGATGCAGCACTGATTTTAGCATGCCGCCAAGAGGGTTTATCGTACGCCactctcttttgctttctctttttgtccCTATGAATCCTTAATTCCTTTCTATGGAGCTtcagcaggagagggagagaatgTCTACCACAACCCAGCtaaaatttaaagtaaaatataacgACCATTTAAAACACTTTGTGAGTATTAAGGGATGAATTTTACTGCTTACATGATCTTTTAACTagaggagcagctcccagcagcctcTTACCTTAAAGCAGTTTTGGAATCTTTTGCTCACCAAATACAGAGCTATTGGATTGATGCAGGAATTCAGCGAAGCCATGTTAATACCAATGTAGTCCATCACAAGAAAAAAGCTGTGTGGAAATTAAAGGGAGACAGTTgtcattttctctgaaaaggcTTAGTAGAGGTTCACAGCAATGAAAATTGGACTCAGCTTCATTCAACCAAGACTAACTGTTGAATGTCACAGTAAAGGGGCTTGTATCAACGGGATTAACTCATGGAGGTATCAGTCGTGCTCAAAAGTAACATTTGAATCAGTAGACCACTCTCatgaaagtaatttcagaagATGCAATCATCTTAAATTGTGGAACTAAACATTCACAAGATTTTCTTCACATATTTAATCCTAGCTGTTCTGTTGAGAGGGAAAACAAGGACAGAAATTCCCCCTCCAGCCTCGTAACCTCACAAGAGAGTAGGACAGTCCCAAAAGGGATCAGGAGGAAGACAGGGCAAATGGAGATTCCATTTTCTGACTCTGCTAGTGGAGTGAACCCAGAGTGTCCTGGATGGAGAAGCAGGGAGAATGGTCAGACACACTGAGTAAGCTAGCTCATTAGAAAATCCAAATATGCTTATGGAGATTGTCAGCAGCAcacaggcattttatttttgcagtcttACCTTAAAAGTTCACATCTGTTGGGGTCCTTCTGATCATAAATAGTGAGTTTCAATATTCTGCTTAGGTGAAGTGGGAgccaacacaaagcaaaaacaagTACCAGACAGAACACGGTTTTGGCCACCTCACGtctctaaagaagaaaattggaCAGAACAGTGTTATAgtttctgtctctctccctctctcgGTTGTTGTCTTCTACTACCCAAATGTTTaaccaacaaaataaacacCCTGCCAAAATAGGGAGTTACAAGAACACCAAATACCTTATTTTCTTGGGAAATCTTTTCTACTGTTTTAGATTGTGTTGCACTGATTCTTTGTAtctctaattttaaaaagtatgagTAATAGTATGAAAAACCAAGGACACGAAAAGAGtcatttacattaaaatgaagaacATATTAATCTCCCCCTTCACTTTCCAATACCAGCTTGTTTTCAATTGCATTTTCTTGTGCTTCAATCTCAGGTCTTATTTTAAATGTCCCAAGAGATTTCAATTACAAAGATGTAAGAGGAAAGGGGCAAAAATATACGTTATAGTACAAATTTAGTTTAATTCTAGTGACATATGATGTTTGCATCTGGTGCACTACTAACTTGGAATGTATTCTGGAATGCGTTTTGTTCTGTTAACATATACTGCTAACCTCACTACAGTTCAGCATGAAATTGCTTCAAATTTTATAGCGCCAACTTCTAGAtaacaaaatattacaaaaattcCAGCGCTCATTattgtaaagaaataaaaaccataAAACCTGAAGGATTaacaccaaacaagaaaaacagttttgtgcCTGTCAGTTAAAGTCTTTGGTTTCTGAAGGCTCtgatacatacatatatgcacacacacacacacacacacacaccacacacacacaccacacacacacaccacacacacacaccccccaccccccccacacacacacaagttcAGCAGCACCACTGCTAGGAAACTTCTTCTTACTCGTGATCTTGAAGTCATCATACAAGAACAGAATAATGATGTGGCAGTACATCAGTAAAGGTATTACTCTCATCTTCTCTACAGTCAGTGGAGTTACCAGGGATAAATTTTTACCTGCTTTAAGTGGTCATTTAAAGCAATCTGCATCCCGCTTTTCTTCCGTAACATCTCACAGGTCATAAGAGTATAGAAGAATGCTGTGATAGCCAGTGGcaaacagaagtaaaagctAAACAGCCACCAGTCTTTAGCTTGCTTGTAAAactagaaggaaaacaaaagcaaaaacatttttaagagtTGAATGCTGAGAATTTTGGAAAGTATGCTGTAACTAGTTGGTCAGTCTGCCCTGAAAAGCACCTCGATAAGGTGTACATTACAGGTGAGAAAACAGGACAAGACAGTAATATGCCCAAggcccacaaaaaaacaaaagttcctgaaaactcttcttttttaacGTATATACTTCagaaatttttcagtatttcatctGAAGAGTATATTCACCTTCATTCCATATACACTTGTGCACACTACAATCGACACAACACTGAGAAGATCCAAGGAACTCTTCCGGAGATTTTATAAATGTCAGTGTCTTACCATCATAAAGGATGTTTTCTGCATGGGGTGAAGCAGGCAGATTCTAAGATCCTTTCCTCTGTACTCCATCGTAATCATGTCAAATGCGATAGCTTCTGGAACAGCCAGTATCACTGATATAACCCAGATCAGTACAATTTCAACAGCAGTCCACTTCGGCACGCCAATTCCTTTAATGCGACTCCAAGAAGCAACTGCTCGGTACCTGAAGCAACAGCAcatatttgcaaattaaaaatatgagaaaacCCACCTGATTTAACTGGCTTAAACTCAGCTTATTTGTACTGTTTCAGCTGAGTGGCAAGGTGAATTTGAATCAATGCCtgtactgaaaagaaattatagagTTTGATAAAAAAATGGTTCTCACCTATCTATACTGAGGGCACACAAACTCAACACTGTGATGCCCACTGATGCCTTCTGAATGAAGGGTACTAACTTGCACATTTCAACACCAAAGGGCCAGTCCTCtgcaagcagctgtgaaaagaaaacaacaattaGAAATGGcccatgtttaaaaaataattcccaaaGCTAAAACATGGACTTTTGTcttgattgtttttcttttccactgtgCAAAACTTAGGAAGAACCTTTTCACAAGGGAGTCTTCAAGGCATGTGTCCTAAAAACTAGGCAGCAGATTTACAGCCAGTCCCTAGTTGGGCAAGAACATGCATAAAGGCTCAGTCCCAGCTTAAGCCCTGCGAACTCCACTTGTTTTGCCTCTAACTTCACCACCTCCGTGGTTCTGGTAAAAAATGACTGAGCAGGTGAGGATTTCCTTTGTCACTGCTTTACCTGCCTTGAggtttcactgtttttcttacATGTTCCAAGTAACTCTCAATTTACTAGAAATACAGAAGATTACTTAAGGTTTATCAGAACAGGGGCAAAGTCAGTAAGTGCACATCTGCGGTGGGGTTAATCTGAAGTTCGGGTGTCCAGGATCCTCAGATGAGAAGTCAGACAACCCCAGCGAGAAATTTATCCCGTAGTTTTTAGCTCACCATCCAATAAAAAAGCAGGGACCCACCAGACACTCAGGGAGCCATAACAGCTGAATGTTTTGCAGCAGATAAGGACAGATCAGATTAATCCCTCACTGAAGATCTTTAATGACCAGTTTTCCTATGATTCTATATTACAATACCGAAAGGTCTATCTGCACGATCAGTATACCTATACATGCTATGGAATAAAGAAAACGGCACAATGAACTTCAGATTGGTTCAGCTGTGCTTTAGGTCATACACTTTACTGGAAATCTTCTGTCAAATCCCCAGTGGTACATTTCAGCAGATTTAGGGGACAAGACTCACTGGACACAGAAAGCACCTTCTTCACAGCTGACACTATGAACTGTAGCTTCAGTTCAGAAACATTTAATCTTTGTGTGCTGTTAAGAGCTGCTCTAATGGCTCAAATACACGACAGCAGCAGCCAAATCTTCCAGTTCATCATAAAAACAAGACTCTCCAGAACAGAGGTTATGCCAAGAAATAGTCACAATTGTTATATACAAAAGTAAACTTTCTGAGTTTCTGTAATTAGTTACATTATCTAAGCCCATCTCTGTTTTTCATAACTTTCTTCAAATGAGGCCTTTGGATCTGTCGCAGACATAGGGctacaaaatataaaaggagTGGAAAGCAGAACGATAACTACCCAAAAGAGTTTGCAATATCTCTCCCATGACTCGGGTCTCCTCAGACATCTCATTTAACAGGGATGTGAGAAAAGAAGTAGATCATCATACTGTATAGATTCTGCTGGGGACCAAAATGATTGAAGACGGCCACAGAGTTGCCTGCTCACGTTGGTTTGGCTCAGCAAAGTCCTTAAGCACACATACATGTGCTTCCAAGTATAAACAGCTATATGATTCACAACAGTTGTTGAAAAGCCCTGACACAATTTAAGTATCACTTTATTTTAACACAAAGGAAGTTAAGTACATTTTGCGACTATGTGCTTTTGGAAATCCCCATGAAGTGCCCACCAGTAGTTTCAGACACCAGAACACCTTCAAAAATCTGCTTTAGTCCTGTGGTGAAATGgggtctttaaaaaaacagcagtaACTGGAACATGGTCCAGCTTTGATCTATTTCTTCAGTGATCTACTTAAGTAAGACAAAGAGTATAATGCTTCTgcagaaatgaagcagaaagataAATTGTAAGGAATTATGTTTCTTGAGAATTTTATGGAAAGTAATAAAACAGAGGAAGTAGGGATGAGGTTGTAATAACCATACGGTATCTTTTGCTTATGCGATGTGGGAAAATAACTCAGTCTGtaattaaagtattttcagtaaagCCTCTCCCCAAGACTTCTCTTGAATTGCTGTAAGGGGGTGATAGTAACAAACTACTATTAAAATTGCACTGTGAATAATTACAGGTGTTGTAAATGTACACTCCTCAGTATCAACTGACACCTGGACTAATTTAATTTGTATCAGTCAGCCAGTGAACCTCCAGCCTACCACACCTAGTTGCTATAGAAATCAAGGACTGGGTAGCAAGTACATTGCATACTTGTTTATAGTTATCTATTGTGTACTGTACACGCGTATATATGAAACCAGAGATGACTCATTAAAAAAGCACCTCAAAATTcaagggtgattttttttttcttcatttaaataaaattcagaacttTGGTCAGatttctcttggcagtttctgTTGAAGACTTTTAGCTGCAACAAGCTGGTGTACGTGCATGACTTCCCTAAAATCACAATGGTTCAGCCACACACTGGAGATTTCCATGAACTAATACTTATCTCTCAGGTGCAGACAGTCACACCTGTGCCCCAAGCTGACTGGATTTGAGCCAGCTCCAGCTTGGGAGCCATATGGCTGGATTATAATGGGACTGCACATGAGTGAATGCGGCCTACTGAGAGAAACTGTGCACGATCTTGAGTTTAgcataaaatcaaaatactaCTTGCATCCAGCCAGCTTAAATCAGGGGCAGAATGGACACACAGCTGCCTGCAATGGATTGGAAAAACATGGCCTTTATCTCTTGCAGCTGATGT of Falco cherrug isolate bFalChe1 chromosome 2, bFalChe1.pri, whole genome shotgun sequence contains these proteins:
- the EDNRB gene encoding endothelin receptor type B; translated protein: MPAARPRRLPAFLLLLLSCRAAAEGHGSLRPPGPGQQGPPAAADAAPATAGTPALRGAEPNASRPAALPKGGGAAGGRPRSASPPMCTGQTEIKETFKYINTVVSCLVFVLGIIGNSTLLRIIYKNKCMRNGPNILIASLALGDLLHIIIDIPINVYKLLAEDWPFGVEMCKLVPFIQKASVGITVLSLCALSIDRYRAVASWSRIKGIGVPKWTAVEIVLIWVISVILAVPEAIAFDMITMEYRGKDLRICLLHPMQKTSFMMFYKQAKDWWLFSFYFCLPLAITAFFYTLMTCEMLRKKSGMQIALNDHLKQRREVAKTVFCLVLVFALCWLPLHLSRILKLTIYDQKDPNRCELLSFFLVMDYIGINMASLNSCINPIALYLVSKRFQNCFKSCLCCWCQSKDLLSLEERQSCLKFKANDHGYDNFRSSNKYSSS